GCGTGTTCCACTGGAACGCCGGCCACCTGGCCAGCGGCACCTACGTCGTGCAGGCCCGCGCCGGCGCCTGGCGCGGCTCGCGCAAGCTCAGCCTGGTGAAGTGAGATGAGAGTCCTTGCCCTGTTGACGATGCTGTCCCTTCTGCCGGCGGCGCAGGCCCAGCGCGTGGAGTGGGACACCCCCACGGAGCTGCGGGTGAGCGGCGCGGACAAGCTCAAGCTGGACGGCGCGCGCGTGGCGGAGTGGCGCCAGAACGGCCCGGAAGCCCTGCTGCCCCTGAGTGTGTCACAGGAAGGGCCGGACTGGCGCCTGCGCAGCGCCCGGCCGCTGGACCTCCAGGCCCAGCACGCCCTGCTTCTCAAGAACGGCAAGCGCCTGCCCGTGATTCCCGCCGGCGTGCTCGACGCTTTCGTCTGCACGGAAGCGCTGGGCGTCTCCGGCGCCGGCCCGCGGGTCTTCCGGCTGTTCGCGCCCCGGGCCACGGCCGTGCGCCTGCACGTCTACGCCCGGCCGGACGACGAGCAGGCCCTGTTGGTCCGCGAGGCCGTGGCCGCCGCCGACGGCAGCTGGAGCGTCGCCTGTCCCGAGGCCGCGCCGGGCATGGCCTGGACCTGGTCGCTGAGTTCCGCCACGGGCGTGCAGGACTGGACCGATCCCGCGAGGGAGTTCGCCGACCCCTGGGCCACGGCCGTGGCCACGCGCAACCACTACACACACTCCGGCCGCGCCCTGCTGCTGGACGAGAGCTTTGCGTGGACCTGCGCAGACTGGACGCCGCCCCCGGCGGACTCGCTGATCATCCTGGAGACCCACCTGCGCGACGCCACGGCGGGGCCGGGCGCCGGCGCCGGCGCCCTGGCGGGCACTTACCCGGGCTACTGGAGCAGCAACACGGGCGGGCTGGCGCACCTGAAGAAGCTGGGCGCCACCGCCGTGGAGTTCCTGCCCCTGCAGGAATTCGGCAACTATGAGATGGACTACAAGAACCCCAAGGCGCCGCTCTTCAACGACTGGAACCCCTACGCGCGCAACCACTGGGGCTACATGACCAGCGCCTTCCTGGCGCCGGAGGCCTACTTCGCCAGCGAGCAGAACCTGAAGCCCGGCGGCTGGTGCGGGCTGGACGGCCGCCAGGTGCGCGAGCTCCAGGAGCTGGTGGACCGCTGCCACCAGGCGGGCGTGGCCGTGATTCTCGACGTGGTCTACAACCACGTCTCCCAGTACGACCACAACCCCTTGAAGATGATGGACACGGCCTACTGGTTCCGGCTGGGTGACGACGGCGGGATGAGCTCGGCCTCAGGCTGCGGCAATGACCTGCAGACGGAGCGTCCGCTGGCCCGCCGGCTGATCCTGGACTCGGTGACCCATTTCGCCGAGGTCTACCGCGTGGACGGCTTCCGCTT
This genomic interval from Candidatus Delongbacteria bacterium contains the following:
- a CDS encoding alpha-amylase family glycosyl hydrolase — translated: MRVLALLTMLSLLPAAQAQRVEWDTPTELRVSGADKLKLDGARVAEWRQNGPEALLPLSVSQEGPDWRLRSARPLDLQAQHALLLKNGKRLPVIPAGVLDAFVCTEALGVSGAGPRVFRLFAPRATAVRLHVYARPDDEQALLVREAVAAADGSWSVACPEAAPGMAWTWSLSSATGVQDWTDPAREFADPWATAVATRNHYTHSGRALLLDESFAWTCADWTPPPADSLIILETHLRDATAGPGAGAGALAGTYPGYWSSNTGGLAHLKKLGATAVEFLPLQEFGNYEMDYKNPKAPLFNDWNPYARNHWGYMTSAFLAPEAYFASEQNLKPGGWCGLDGRQVRELQELVDRCHQAGVAVILDVVYNHVSQYDHNPLKMMDTAYWFRLGDDGGMSSASGCGNDLQTERPLARRLILDSVTHFAEVYRVDGFRFDLGAMIDDETLRQLHEFFAARGLFHTAEPWGGGAYEPETFARLGWSWWNDQYRVDLRGRQPAEARGFLFGSLHPESSPARLVANLAGSAASLGGLNPDPRQAVSYVAAHDDHDLADWIKLGLGLASEDTVVADRLAFQRLTPAELALHGVAALHLLSSGGVPMLHLGQDLGRSKLIARGCEAETRVGRIDHNSYDKDNATNWIDWRLLTLNKALVELYRQAVVFRRSHPGLAAARRDVLEESLTGAQLAWTSADAGAAAAFNTHPDNTWTLRLPGTARVALASGRVELDLDGHTLRVGPRSAVLLDWTP